From the genome of Rhododendron vialii isolate Sample 1 chromosome 10a, ASM3025357v1:
accccatgacctaacctttgaaactactcacccatatctagagagataggagcaagtgaaaatctacttaacataattgaaaagcaacactagaagaaaattagagattaaggtagatcgggagaaaataaacaactttaattaaagagacaatgtcaaaaactaacaactaaaggcagaaaattaaaagataagtgctgaaaaaatgaaaaacaacaagaacactcaagaacaatttgaatctagatctagatctaaaattaggtaagcaaatctaattttacttgaatctatctacttgtttgtacaaaacaatgacataagcttttatactttgGGTGATCCGAGCCTGGAATATTTCCAAGATGATCCGAAAATCCACctctaagcccctcggcatcgatggcaacggccttagggTGCTCTGCTAAcatgctcggcatcgatggaccttgaaaccttacatcgatgccgaggtccATAGCTCAGATTTTCTTAAgtgcttcggcatcgatggatctCCATtattcccatcgatgccgaaccccATAGCTCAGCGCTCTGGTCTGCTGCTGCCTTGGCCATCTGcttcttgctcgggcaaatctggttctgctcgggcaactcagcttctgctcgggcaaatcaacTCCTGCTCGGGCAATTCTgtttctgctcgggcaaatctccacaacatcttattttcattctctaaacttaagtaaagattgcattttaaacctttcttttaccttttctttactttaatttatttaatgaaaataaggaagtatcccccatttggaaacaatggcattaccagaattttgagatttcaatccaatcaaaatgttgacccccagcttttagtgtaaaacagaaaacagcacacttttctatcgaataaatggctcaaaacatgaccttaatctttgaataaaaccttgcaattttgaagttgctcttagaaaaattcaaggatcaattaccgccattttttatctcgaaaatcgatattttttcgaaaagtgatttttccatacttagacagattttcaggggccgacagggtcttcattggttccttgggtacttggacgcactcgggccatggatgatgtcaaaatatgccttattcacacgatttacctgaaagcactaaaaacataccttatgagtaaacgcaattaagaagcaactaattaagcgatgaaattaactaaaactagatactagcgcaccctgcattgcattaacgggtgcttatcaattagactctaaaaaagggacggagggagtactacccAATAAGAAAATTACACATGACACTAAACAGTGCGTGATCCAATCAAAACACATTGTAATTAGGCCTAAGATACAGAGAATCGAAGCATTTAATTACGATGTTATTTTAGTACTATACGGTATCATTTAGATTGGAAACAACCACATTTGGTCATCGAATGATAGGTATTAAGATGATAATTAAGCGTAACCGTTGATTAACTCTTAAAACTATCGAACGGTGTCATTAGGGACCTGTTTCATAAGGGAATTCAGTTATGCTTACTGTAAATCATCTGGGTAAATTATTTCGAAGCACTAATTCATGTTGCACAAAAGCAGAAGCCCATTATCCAGAAGTTAGCCACGATCTACATCAACAAACGTGGAAAGAGAAGAGTTTTCTGAGAAGACCAAGTCAAGCGGCAGTTCGAAGGCCTTTGCAACCGTTTTTTGAGGGAATGGAGGgcattttgaatcaaatttgaatGAAGACTTGAGCGCTAAAAGAAAACGTGGAGAATACAAGTTGAAGACAGACCCATCGTCAATAAATAGAAGAGGCAATCGAAGAGAGAAACCCCTTGATAAAAATTCATCATCTGACATTCCATACAAAATGGTTGCTCAGAGATCTAGAGTAGTTTAAGACTTAGAATAATTTAGTAATAGCTTAatattttgcaagtttgaagaGTTATTTGAATGTAAGCCgacttttgattaaattcaagttatctTGTATATTTCTGTCTTTTTTTGCCAACGAGTAGTCGCATATAGGCTTGCTTTCGATTCAGTTCAAGCGTGCCTATATTTCTATCTTATTCTTGTCGAAATCTTAAGAGTAATCGTATATAAACTTGCTTTTGATTgaattcaagcttgtttatatTCAATTATCTTTTCTGATTGAAGAGCGTCAATCTATTATTGATTGATACCTTTAGGAAAATCCTCTTTGTTGAGGTAATCGAACGGATAATCACAATTGCTTGATTAAATTAGCTATTTTTGAGTTAATCTGAAAAGgataaattctatttttttctgaCACGGCCACACACAATTATTTGCCAAAGGTTATGCTAATTTAGCCCAAATGCTTTCgccgataaaaaagaagaagagagagagagtaccataCGCAAAAGTCAAGTTCTAGGTTATGTTTTTAACAAGCCAAGAGATTCTTCACTTAATATCACCATATCTCAAAACCCCACTTCTTGTTTTGCAAGCCAGCAAATGCAAGAAAAGAGAGGGTTTGGGAGCTCTAGCACATCCCTTGGATCCACAGAATAAGAAAATGGATGAGAGTTTCCGAATTGTCCTTTTCCTAAGTAGCACCGACACGGCCAAGAGACATGACACTGATAAGACAATCCGATATGTAAATTTCCAATACCTCAGTAATCGTGCTACATAGCCCTATGCTTTCCCTAATCCATTCTTAGTAGACAGTGAGCAACAAAGAGAAAACTATGACACACGAAGCATTCAAAACAAAGACCTGTTTTTGCCAATCTGTTAAACTTGTTACGAGAGAGAGCAGAACGAATTGCATAGTTGGCCCTGTTGTTAATCCGATCACCAAGCCTCTTCCCCCCATATGGAGAACGTAACCCAACAGGAGAGCAACTGGAATTGCATCCAGATAAAACGCTCCAAGATTGACAAATGCTCCTATAAGCTACCATCCACTTCCTCTAGCTACCCTGACAAAATTAGCAATATTCTTGAAGCGTTGTTTGGGAGCAACTTGGTAAAAGAGTTGTTATTAAGTTGTCACTTTGTGGGGGCTGAAATCACCATTGACCCTTCTTCCCCATGTTGACTGGTGAAGGTGCTCGCCGAGTCTGGAGAGGTTTCTACCGAGCCCGAGAAGATTTCCACCGAGCCTAGGGAGGTTACTGATGGCAATCATCGAAGGCAAGCTTCGGTTTCCGATGCACACGATTCTGATGGAGCTGCTTTTTACTTTCCAACTTACCCCTGCCAACTAAGCGTCAACACATATCGATTGGTCCACTCGATCATTAAACTAAGCTCTTCAATCTTGAGGCACACCatctttttgaaaattacatgaTGTCTCGGAACCTGAAATTCTCTCGCTACTATTTGTGTAGCCGGAAAAAGAAGTCCAAACTCATCGTCGAAGGAATGTACGACTCTGAGCAATGGGCCTCGGATTACGTAGAAATCCGAGACAATTTTGTATACGGTCCATGGGGAAAACACCATATCATTTATCCTTGCAATATATTACTTGATTTTCACTTATCTTTCTGTTTCTGACACTATTATGTTTATGCTCGGCAGATTCATCGAAGATCAACCGAGCTTTATTGAAGAGGTGCACAGACCAACCAAGTCTTGCCTCGGCTTTGTTATCAATCCCAGTTGCAGAGAGAGATGCTCCCGCCCTGTTAGAGTACACGCCGACGTATCAGGGCTTTATCAAACGAAGGATACACCGACTGTTATTGTAGAGCAGCCTGTGgtagaagaagaagtagaagaagaaggagaagaagttTTTGAGGACTCATTTGGTGAGATTCCTGAAATCCTGAGGCCGAGCATCGAACGTCCACTCCGAGGGAAGTTAAGACTACCCAGGGCGGAAGACACCGacgaagaagagaaagaaacagAGACAATGCCCCCGAAGGACATAATCGGTGAACTGGAGAGAAGGCAGAAGAAGAGGCAGGAAGAAGAGAAAGCCAAGACAGCGGCCAAAACCGCTACCTCGGCTCATGGTCTGATAACCAAATCTTCTCAACCCACGGGTTCCAAGGTGCCTCCTCCCGTCTACCCGACCAGAAAAAGGCCCCATAACTCTTCGACCCAAACAAAGGAGGCTCCAGCCGAGAAACGACAGAAGACAACGGCGGTTGGCTCAAAGACGACAGTGGTCAGCTCGGGAGAAGGCAGcggagaagaaaaaggaaaaggcatCCCCGGTTCGGCCCCAGCATGGCGTCCACTCATCATCACTCCAGAAAAAAGGCAGTTAATGGCCACGGACAGCCTCGATGCCGACCCCTCCATTGTAAGAATGCTGTTCCACGGCCTGGCTCTTCCGAAGGATATCATGCTCCCCGAAAAAGCTCAAATCGGCTATAGATGATCACTACTTTTACTCAGGAAGGGTTAGTTTTCTCTTAAAAATAATCTTGCTcgttttgtttcaagttttatTCCTCGGTATCATATGTTTCCAATATTGAAAAGTGCAGGCCATACAATCTTTGATGCGGGCACAACTGTACATCGGCGATATTGATAAGAGAACGGGAGTACAGCAGCAGCAGGTGGAGCTCTACAAGAAGCAATTGGAGGACTCAGAGCTTGAATGAGGAAACCAATCCGAACAGGTTGCAAATCTGAATGAGCTGGTCCAGAATCTGCAAGGTGCCGCTGAACAAGCGTGAGCCGAGGGGAAGAAGGAAATGGAGAAAGAGATGAGAGGAgatggaaagagaaaagaagaaggtgTTTGACGAGGGTTATGCACAAGGATACACGAAGGCCGAAGAGGACGTGGTGGACCAGCTGGAGGCTGCCGAGATGACAAAAGTAGAGATACAGATCTTCATCCCCAACTGGTGTGACAAGGAGTGGAGCTCGGGAAAGATAATCCTTCAAGGATTGCAGAGACTGCACATTCATCCGTCCACTGGAACTGTCACCGGCTAGTTTTGATCGCTTGGAAGAACGGTCGGCAGAGATCGCCCGAGCGACGAATGAAACGATTCAAGGCCGCAACCATTCCGGTAAGCCCttgtacttctttgatggcCGAGGGTGCCCAGAGATTCTGCACGGCAGAGATTTGCTTCGAATCTGCTTCAATACCTCGGCGACTGACTATCTAACCGAGGAACCTCCCAGAGCTAACGCTGAATGCACATTTCTCAGCATTTAGACGGAGCTTGTATTCCAGCAAAACGTCAAAAACACGAGCTAGATTAGACACTTCAATATAGGAACACCACATCATCAAAAGAAGCAGCCATCCTCTACCCCTAATTCACTGACTTGTTAGGCTAGAATTTACCATATGTAACCAAGGAATGCTACTACCCTAACGAATTACGTACCAATACGAATACTCCGAGATACTTTCGTTCCAAAACGGTAAATATAGTGATCCAAAGCGATCCCTAGAATTAATTATTGTAAAAATCTAGAGAGAATGTAATTTTAGTGAGAGAATGAAAATTTTTGATCATTATGTTCcaagaaatgtattttgcacgaataattttgaaaatgatacttAATTTTACTAGATTTTTATCCCCTGGGTAAGTTTTGGTTTCGATATCTTTAGTCTGTAGAAGCCTACCCCTAGCGTTACACAATTTAGACATGTGGCATACCACGTCCATGTTCCTCTCCCTTTGTACCAGTACGATCTGCGTTCCAAGTAACATAGGTCTAAACAAATCTCCAGAAAATAAAGTTTATTGTTAAGGGACTCTCTGTTCCCATGCAGCAGCAGTTCTAGCAAGTTGTAGAACAACTAAAGAAGAGAATAACACATCACCAGGGAGGAAAAAACATGAGTTCATTCGGGTGGAAAAACTCAGCAAGATAGCATGTGGGTAATGAATAAAACTTTTTGAAGTACAACCGGATGATTAATCCTTTActagaaggaaaagaaaaattttcaaCATGGATCTTTTGGAACACAATTTCGATCTTGGATACCAAGTTCGTCCTTCTATTCCATTGCCGTCTTCTCAACGTAAAAAACGAGCGTAAAAAATCACAGGCCGTCTTGAGAAATACGGAAGTCTCAAACCAAATGGTGCCTGGAAAAACAGCAGCTCCTGAGAAGCACTAATTCAACTGATCAATTAACTTGTCATCCAGAATTCTCCCCTTGAATATCCTTTCCTTGGCTTTATTTGCCTGCAATCACACTCATAGAATTAGAAGAAAATTCTGATTTGGTTTCAGTCCATCAAGCCATGAGGGGTATCACTTATCTCAGCCTCAAACTTCccatctatttttttctttcccaaaaaAACGCAAGAAAAAGTAAACACGCGGGCATCTTACCGCAACCACTTATCACAGAGAGGATTTCAAATACAAACCTGTTCTTGCCAATTAGTAAGACATGTTGCAGAAGTTAGCAAAATGACTTGCAGTATTGTTCCTGTCACTATTCCGCCCCAAATCCCCTCGCCTCTTAGTTTTTGTAAAAAACCCAATACAATAGCCAATGGAATTCCAACCAGATAATATGCCCCGAAATTGGCATAGGCGCCGATATGCTGCCACCCACTTCCTCTGGCAATCCCTGGTGCAAAGGAAAAATAACTTTAAGGTGTGACATGGGTTGTGAAAAGGGGGATCCTATCAACTCCAACACTTTCTTTGTTCTCAATGCCTCTGTATCGGCCTAccaccttggtttgtttttcaaGGTTGAGCAATGAAATTTTACAACAGCATTTTAGTTCATTTGGTGGAAAATAGCTGAAGGAATCAACTTCTCAGGACAAGTAAAGGAAGCTTTGGATAACTTCAAAGAAACACTTTTGGCAGAAAGATAACCATTAAGCTGCATGTTCTAACGTGTTTACTTTACTCTAATTTGTGGACATTGACTTAACATAGAGGGTGGGTGTTTGCTGTAGATTTTGGGGAGGTGATTTTAGATTTCGCTAGTGTGTTTGCCATAGCTTCTACTTTTGCTTTTCAGTTATCATCGGTTTTCATGCTGTTGAGTTTCTAGTTTCGGAAACAACTTCTGGATAGGTCGAATGTTTCAACGAATACATCCGTAttacaatatgcaaagatgcatgAAGCTAACCAGATAGTATTTCCGTTATGCTGTCCATGACGATGGAGAGACAGAGAAGAGGAGTCATTTCTCTCACATAATCCACCACTTCTTTCTCACTACTGTATGCATATCCTAGAATGAAGCGGCAACAAAAGAGAGCCGCGCATACCATAATTGCCTCTGCAACTGCAAGAACCATCACAGTGCAGACACTCAGTTGAGCTGCCCGTGAATTCCCAGCTCCTAATTCATTAGAAACCCGAGTGCTACAGATATGATCAATTTTACGCTTTTCAGTGGTgtataatacatacatataatcatatatgtAAGAGATACATGCTTAAGGAAACAGCTATCGAAAGCAAAACCTTGCAGCAGCACCGATAGAATATGGTATGAGGGAGTGCAGTGAAGTAGTTGTCAGGCTGTTCACACATATGGTAAAATATGATAAGCACTTAAGTTGAAAAGTTCATATAACCGAAATTCACAAGAATAGAGAAGAAGCATACCAGATTGAAAGCACGGAAGATTCGAGTTCTGGGTTTGGTAGAAGCCCAGACAACAATACGAGTAGTTCAAATGACCACCATTCAAGACTGTACATTGTGCATAGGCAGGAAATATCAGGATTGAAAGTGGACTTAGAAAGTATGTAAAACGAAGGCAACGTTTGGTTCGCTGGAAGGAAACTGCAATGAAATGGCATTCCCATGGAATGTTTGTTCTTATTACAAAAGGAAATCATTACTCAAAACAGTTTAGATTAATTGCCATTCCACCAGGAGACCAAGGAATTACGATTCCATTCGTCTCTGAAATCACCAGCGAACCAAATGCACCCAAGTGCAAAATCCCCGCTCATAGAAATACCAAACCATTCCGGCAGAGGGAAGAGCGAAGCGGAAGAACTCCCCAATGCTCAGGAAAACATCCCTTGAGAAAGGAACGCGGCTTTTTTCACATGCTGGAGAGTATTTCAAATAAAGCCCAAGCGCGATCGCATCCACCCAATACGACAAACTAATTGCCAATGCTGCTCCCTTAGTTCCTAACCCAGACTTAAAAACTAAAGCCCAACAAAGAGGTATGTGAAAAGATAACGTGACAATTGAGCATAAAAGCATTGGAAGGATCAAACTCTGAGTTTGCAAATACGGAACCATTGATTCCAGAATAGCGTAAGGAAACAGCGAGGGAATTAGCCAAATTGCATATTTGCCAGCTTCCAAAGAAACTATGGGGTCTTGGCCAAAGAACACAAGCAGTTTATCCATGAAGATCCAGAGAAGAGATATCGGTAGACAAACCAGAATGAGGGACAATATTGCTCCATTAGTATAAGTTCCTAGCTTTTTATACTGCTCTGCTCCATAAGCTTGCCCACACAGGGTTTCCAATGCTCCTGCCATCCCAAGCTGCATACATATAAATTAGTAGTCAATTAATTTGTTGATCTTTGCTTTGAATTGTTATGGGAAAACATAGGTAAAAAGATAAGTAACCACCTCATAATGTGCATAAATTTCGAATTGGGTGTCCATATTAGTTTGAAAAAGCAGTGCtaactaaaaccaaaaaaaaaaaggacaagaaacaaaactttACAAGGACGCTGTAGCCGGTAACGTTGGTTAGAGAGGTGGCAATTGCAACACTGGAGAGGGAAAGTTCACTAATGTGTCCCACCATTATCATGGGTGTGACGCGCAAGAGGTGCTGCGACATGTTCACCATTACCATCGGTGCTGCTATGGCAGTCACCTTCTTCAGCTCTTCCACAAACGCCTTCGGTGCGATCGGCACCAACTTCCTATCTCCATTTTTCAGCAACAAAGCCTCTTCCATCACCCCTTCTGATGTTAATTTGGCTTCAACTGTCAACAACAAgggaacacaaaaaaagaggaCAATTCTGTGCTTTAGTCTGGTTACTTTATCAAACTGGGTAATTTTGAGTTCAGCAGCACATCATTAAAGAAAATTCACCAACCACTTCATAAAAAAGTTCCAACACATACAATAAAGAAACTGATCCCAAAAGAAAGTACCACAAAGAAGAATAAAGCAGACATGTTTGGAATATTTTGAGAACTGTTCATCACTAGTGATAACTATAGAGGTCAACATCTAGAGCTTGTCTTGTTTTGAGGATATAATATGCATGAGCTCTTGCGTCCATATTTCCTAGTCAGAATTTGGCTTTACTAGGAAAAGAGAAATAAACTTCACAGGCCAGAGAATCCAATCAATCCCAATTGAATATAACTATTATATCCCCCACGAtgtttttcattgtttattGCCTCTCAAGAGTACCTAATGTTAATGTGATAGGTGCTaaaaagcacccatttaatTCTTCTAATTTATGCATTGTTGGTTCGTTTACATTGTTACTTGATATATTTTAGTGTTTTGTGGTGTTTGTAGGCTTTGCAAAAACGTGCAAATTGAGAAGTCTTACGGAGGATTGCTGCGAACATTGGCTAGCATTTATTTGGTGgcgaaaatagaacaaaaatagAATTGGGTTGCTCCTGTTAGCCACGTGAATGAATTGTAAATTAAGGAAGTAACTCTTGCAATGGGGTAAGGAATTGGCCGATGACAAGGAATTGAACTTTGGCTAGGAAACATATATTAAGTATTTGCATTGATTTAAACGCATTACCAAAGGAGAGGAGTTGGAATATGGAAAGGAGTCCTCCTTTCCAAAGTGCCCAGATTTTCGGCACATGCATATAAGAAATGGCAGTAGGATATAAAAGGAGGAGACCCACGCTATTACGGCAGTTCGGGGAGGAAGGAACAAGAGACGACTTCGCGAGGAACACCCGGTTACCATGAGCGGCTAACTCCATTCTCTAGGGAGAAGATGAAGCACCGTGCCAAGTAACTTTGTATATGTATAGgtttagattttaattttcgaatCGATTGTTTAACTAGAACTTGTTTCAGTTTTATGAAAtgattttaatacttttaatcTGTTCCGTATTTATATTTGCGGTTTTCAAGTACGGAGTTAAACAATGGTATTCTTTGATTGTGGTTGGaattctgagatagattatgctcgtaagacggatcgtgccgttaggcggccAGACCGTACTtctgagacggtccgtgctatgggataatctatgccttttaacaactcaattatctTCTTGACGATTATCGGAAGGGATTGCAAGCTCTAATGATAGTCTTTAATGATTCGAATGTTAAACCTAGCCTATGCATATCGTTGTTACGTGGTcggggtggattcgaaaccctagatctttctcatcagttttcaaatcaaataattagtagctttcttaattaattagttttctgAAATCAAACAACTCAAATCTGTTTCTTCTGAATTAGTCTAAGAATTAATTGAAATTATCATAACTTAGCCATATTGTCCCTGCGGATTCGACACTCAGTCTTAACcgctattctacggagtagtagttaactccaaggttttataaatttatttttgactcGGAACGACGCGGTCAATGCTCTTGAGGTTTTTCATTGTAGGAGGTATTGGATAAGATGTGATTTAGAACGAGGACAGAAAGGACAAATGTGGCCCACGGGAAAATAGATGACATTATGTGAATAGTGGATTAGTTGTACTGGATTTGGTTAGAGTGGAATAAAGACGATGGGAATTATAATTTACCGTTGGATGGGGAGGAAGATAATCGGGAGAAGGGGGACTAAGTAATACCACTCCTCCCTTGGTATTAGTTATCCCTCATGGGAAACTAGTTACTAAATGGGAAAATGGTGCACCATTGTCCAATCGACACTCTTAGTCCTGTGTGCAACGAAAAacctaattttgaaaaaagataaCATGTGAGCCCACCCCTTAGTCCCACTTCTCTTGTCCTACAATCAAACATGTTTACGGTACATCTGTCCCATCTTTTATGACATCATAAATGAGATCCATGTAATCCAcctcaaattttatttctttccatgCTTTTtgtatttctccaatcattattagCAAACTAGAAGATTTTACTTAAAAGCTAAAATAAGGGTTCAGAaactgacacacacacacacacacacacaaaaagtgTCTCCTTACTCTCTAAAGAGGCCAAACGGAGATACAAGCTAATATAAAAGGCATCGCTAACTGGTTTCTTGAAAACAAAAGTGTACACCATccca
Proteins encoded in this window:
- the LOC131302587 gene encoding protein DETOXIFICATION 3-like isoform X3 — translated: MEEALLLKNGDRKLVPIAPKAFVEELKKVTAIAAPMVMVNMSQHLLRVTPMIMVGHISELSLSSVAIATSLTNVTGYSVLLGMAGALETLCGQAYGAEQYKKLGTYTNGAILSLILVCLPISLLWIFMDKLLVFFGQDPIVSLEAGKYAIWLIPSLFPYAILESMVPYLQTQSLILPMLLCSIVTLSFHIPLCWALVFKSGLGTKGAALAISLSYWVDAIALGLYLKYSPACEKSRVPFSRDVFLSIGEFFRFALPSAGMVCLEWWSFELLVLLSGLLPNPELESSVLSICLTTTSLHSLIPYSIGAAASCRGNYGIARGSGWQHIGAYANFGAYYLVGIPLAIVLGFLQKLRGEGIWGGIVTGTILQVILLTSATCLTNWQEQANKAKERIFKGRILDDKLIDQLN
- the LOC131302587 gene encoding protein DETOXIFICATION 14-like isoform X1 codes for the protein MEEALLLKNGDRKLVPIAPKAFVEELKKVTAIAAPMVMVNMSQHLLRVTPMIMVGHISELSLSSVAIATSLTNVTGYSVLLGMAGALETLCGQAYGAEQYKKLGTYTNGAILSLILVCLPISLLWIFMDKLLVFFGQDPIVSLEAGKYAIWLIPSLFPYAILESMVPYLQTQSLILPMLLCSIVTLSFHIPLCWALVFKSGLGTKGAALAISLSYWVDAIALGLYLKYSPACEKSRVPFSRDVFLSIGEFFRFALPSAGMVCLEWWSFELLVLLSGLLPNPELESSVLSICLTTTSLHSLIPYSIGAAASTRVSNELGAGNSRAAQLSVCTVMVLAVAEAIMVCAALFCCRFILGYAYSSEKEVVDYVREMTPLLCLSIVMDSITEILSGIARGSGWQHIGAYANFGAYYLVGIPLAIVLGFLQKLRGEGIWGGIVTGTILQVILLTSATCLTNWQEQANKAKERIFKGRILDDKLIDQLN
- the LOC131302587 gene encoding protein DETOXIFICATION 3-like isoform X4, which translates into the protein MEEALLLKNGDRKLVPIAPKAFVEELKKVTAIAAPMVMVNMSQHLLRVTPMIMVGHISELSLSSVAIATSLTNVTGYSVLLGMAGALETLCGQAYGAEQYKKLGTYTNGAILSLILVCLPISLLWIFMDKLLVFFGQDPIVSLEAGKYAIWLIPSLFPYAILESMVPYLQTQSLILPMLLCSIVTLSFHIPLCWALVFKSGLGTKGAALAISLSYWVDAIALGLYLKYSPACEKSRVPFSRDVFLSIGEFFRFALPSAGMVCLEWWSFELLVLLSGLLPNPELESSVLSICLTTTSLHSLIPYSIGAAARGNYGIARGSGWQHIGAYANFGAYYLVGIPLAIVLGFLQKLRGEGIWGGIVTGTILQVILLTSATCLTNWQEQANKAKERIFKGRILDDKLIDQLN
- the LOC131302587 gene encoding protein DETOXIFICATION 14-like isoform X2, yielding MEEALLLKNGDRKLVPIAPKAFVEELKKVTAIAAPMVMVNMSQHLLRVTPMIMLGMAGALETLCGQAYGAEQYKKLGTYTNGAILSLILVCLPISLLWIFMDKLLVFFGQDPIVSLEAGKYAIWLIPSLFPYAILESMVPYLQTQSLILPMLLCSIVTLSFHIPLCWALVFKSGLGTKGAALAISLSYWVDAIALGLYLKYSPACEKSRVPFSRDVFLSIGEFFRFALPSAGMVCLEWWSFELLVLLSGLLPNPELESSVLSICLTTTSLHSLIPYSIGAAASTRVSNELGAGNSRAAQLSVCTVMVLAVAEAIMVCAALFCCRFILGYAYSSEKEVVDYVREMTPLLCLSIVMDSITEILSGIARGSGWQHIGAYANFGAYYLVGIPLAIVLGFLQKLRGEGIWGGIVTGTILQVILLTSATCLTNWQEQANKAKERIFKGRILDDKLIDQLN